The segment cttcAGGCCACTACCTTTGCAACAGTACATCCAGCATGAGTCTTTATAGCTTGACCGTTTGTGAAATGCCCATTGTAGTCACTGAGCAAAGTCCATCTGGTTCCGGCGTCTCCCAAACAGATGGCTTGGTAGGAGCTTCTGCCTCTATAAGAAGCCACATGGGGACTGATTACATGAAGTGTCTGGCCGGGCTACTTCTGAGCCAGACAGGTGCCTTCCCGCCAGGAAAGCACCACAAGAAGAAGGTCAACAGTCAGCTTTCAGTTTATCTAAGGAATTATCAATTTTGGTCAAAGTCTTTTTGATTCGCAGGGCTGTTAGTCTTGCTGATGGATTTTGATACCAGCATTCTTTCATCAACTTGGCAAGAGATGTTAATGtctggaaaagaataaagacaaaACACGAGCGTAAGTACACAAATCACAAGCCAGCACAGCAATAGATTGGGCTGTCGGGCCCTAACGCAGTATGGCTTTACTACCTTATTGCTAGTTCTCAGAGCCTACACATCATTTACACATAATCTATTAGAGTATTTCAAGTATACGAGTTTCAAGTGTTGAAAAATAAGAGTTTGATAATTAAAGAGAATAAGTGACTAGACAGCAGATTGACTGCGCTGTCGAACTATCAATTTTAGAAGTCTCAAAATGTTGTTTATTGAGAAAACACTTTACGGAATCTCTTTTCAATGACACTGACTCTTACAAGTCCAGtgaagaaaaccacagaagGTCCAGATTTGGCCTGATTTTGTCACATCCAGAGCAGATTCAAGTGGCTGGGATTCACAGCTGGCACGGGGCATTGGTCTGCAACCAAAAGCCTCCACGTGGGGCCTCTCGCCAGCACGGGCCCTAACCCATCGTGCAGATTCCAACCAAGCTCCACATCAGCAAGACAAAACTAAAGAGCTGGTCAGTAGTCTGAGGGGTCCAGACTGACTGCGATGAAggaaaacttcagcagcagcctttcAAAGAGAACAGTCCCTTATCACAAAGGCAGGGAGGGGGGTGGAATCAGAACTCTGTTCCAAGTCAGTATGCTTATGAGCCACAGACAGGCCTAACAGGCCTCATTTCTCCTATGTATATATGCCCTTGCAAAGTGAGCAATAACAAAGGGAGAGTagcttgaaaataattattaattctTATTACTGAAGGGCCAATGTGATAATAGCTCATATTTAACAGTCACAAGTTTGCTCATCgagttttcttccatttgcaaCATCAAGctccacacatacacacatctGAAACCTATACGGGTAACGCTCCTGGCAGGGAGCACCGAGATATCTCAGCTTCAGGTGGTTAGTGGGAGCAGATCGCATGGCTTCAGTTCAGGAGAGGGTTCTACAAACCATACACAGGAACATCCACTCACAGGGTCTGAGAACCACCTGTTGGGAATGTTTGGCCTTTGCTGATCTACACAGACCACTTTCCTCATGTCTTCAAAACTGGGATCATTTGGAACCAGGTCGTAAAATGGTGGTTTATAGTCTTCTACAATACCTAGTGAGATACAAACAAGAGAGGCGTTATTTAATGACTGTCAGTGAAAGAACATCTCTGCAAAGCCAGCGCATATGACCTAGTCACCTGAGAACcacaaaaatatcttcaagaCTCCACACTGCCATGTTAAACAGTCATTGAAAAAACAGAATAGCACTTACTATCATAGCAAGAGTTTCTCCTACCGTTCTGCAAATTAAAAGCTACATCCATTCTGGAGATGCCTGAGCcaaaataagaggaaaattCACTTGCTGGAAGGCCATCTTCCATAAGGCATAGAGGCTTATTGGCTACCAGAAAACTGAGATTTCTACTAGAAAAGCATGAAGTTTCAACATCTGCACTGTTGTCTTCAATAGGCTTGACACACTTTGCATTGTTTCATGAATCATGAAAGAGTCCAATAAGGATGTCAGCATCTACAGACCCTCATGCTGGTGCTTCACATAAAACCATTTCTGTTATTAACGCAGTAAGATGCCTAGGGTAGTTGGCACCACATACCTTCAGGTATAGGTTTTGTGATGACATCTGACTGCATTTTCCAGgattctgctttgaaaagcgAGCAAACAAGAAGTTAACGTGTGTTCTCTCAACTCGTCCCCCAGGTTACATAAGACCAGCAAGCTAAAAGCCTTTTGCCTACTCACTATGGCAcacatgcagctctgctgctgttgtggaTTAAGCTCATCAACGATCTAGGGAGCTCAGCTTTCTTCAGAAGCCAATTTAAAAACTGGTGCTTCAAGTCAGGCACTTGGGCCAGCAGTTTGGAGAAATACTGAGCAAATGAAGTCCTCCATGTACAGCGGAAGCATGGACAGAATGAGGCTAACACTGCTGTTTAGCAGCCTGGCAGCTGGGCTGTAATCAGATGCACATGAAATTCAGgacattttctatttctttagaTATACTTGAGTAGAAAAACGGTTCTCAAAAACTCTGCTACAGTGCTTGGGATTTAGTGTTCTTGTTCTATTGGAGACTAAGTCCAAAATCCCACAGACACTCTAAAAATCTGTAAATCTGTCTGTGAGGACTGGTCTTCAGCAAATCATAACTCACACAGGAAACAGTTCAAAGACCTGGCTACCCAAGGGAGCTTCCAGAACAAAGCCACCAACAGCACGCAGGTTTGCCATGCGGACTCACGGCAAGCTATGCATGCCATGTGTGCCATGTTCCATTTCCAAGCGATTTCTAACTAACTGCATATACTGAACGTCACCTAGAGGGCTGAACTCTTGGTCGTATCCTCCTTCTGCACCCTCCCAGAACACAAAATAAAGTCTGCGAGAATTTAAGAATACAAATAAGCGCTTGTGCATCTGTATCATTTGAAATGGAAGTACAGAAAGAGTGGAGGTTTCACACCATTCGAATGCAAACCCTCAGAGCTACACAATACAGTCCTGAAGGTGTTGCCAGCATCATTGAGATATTAACATTATCACTAGAAAAGTCCAGTTCTGTTTCACTTTCCTATGCTCATGTAGGCATTCCAACCAAGAGAACATACAGATGGCTATTTGAGGTGCCACATGGTATCAGAACACAAAGTGAACTTGGTCTTGCCTTTACTCCAACAGAGTAACTGTGTGGAGCACAGATCCACCACAGCCCAGGATGGCTGCtggcctgcagcagctgctggctggcacaGACACCAAGCTACAACCTCTCACCCACACGCCTCCTCCTAGCAAGATTATGGTCCTGAACTGTGACACGCTTCCCTTTCCCACTTccagaggaaaggaaacaagcCTCTTACTACAGGAGGCTGAAGTTAAGCATGACCTATAGCTCCCCATTTTCTGGACAGCCTTAATGACTTCTGTTGTTGACAATACACTACGCTTTTCTCTCTGGAGGAGCTGATTTTTGCTAACCTGATGCAATGGAActcacacagagcagcagttttTTCCACCTTTATCCTCTGTTACTTACATGAAAGCTTATCTTGTGTGCGGGAATGTACTGCTGGATCAACGCAGGATCTCCACAAACCCCGAAGCAGCAGGTACAGCCATGTGGACACAACACTGACCACATGCCATTGAGCAGCAGCCCTTCCAAGCTTGGGGTCTCACCGTCAATATCGAGCATGATCACATTATTGGGAATGACAGCTAAGACCTAAGGAACAGACCTGCGCTGCAGAGGAAGCAGATTCCACAGCCATGAGTAACCACACTGCAGTGAGCAAGCACTGCCCTATTGGTATAGAGTAAAACACGACGAGGGGGCTCAAAGCACGTTTTTAAGTACAGTGAGAATTGCTGAggggctcctgctgcagcacaaagaCAGCACACAAGCACTCTTGGGTGTGGAGAAGGAGTTTGATAaagttttcctcctcctgctaAGCCACAGCAGAAAAGCATTGAGAATCATGGTGTTGCCTTGCAGATCATCAAAGAAAAGTAACTCTGACTCATGGTTCAGATTACAGCAACCTCAGGATCTCCAGGAACAGATATGCTAAGACAGGCTGATGTACTGGAGCAGACTTCAAGTTCTCACTCACTAAGTGATAGATGGCAAGCATCCTTCCACACAGGACAAACAGCAAGACCCCATCACATTCACCAGGTACACCTGTCTCATGCTCACCTAACACCGTATCACCCAGCTCACATGAGCCCGCTGCCTTGACCTCTGCATGCTCACTTCAAGTACCAAAGTCTTATTACAGATCAGGCAGGGTTATCTGATGAGTTCTACACAGTCGGTCACTTGgatttctgagagaaaatgtTTACTTCACCTCAAACCAGTGCAAGGAAATGTAACCACTTCTGAGCAAGAGCTCGAAATACAGAACAACGGGAAATAAGTTCAGCTGAGTTAGCACCACAGTTGCCTTCAACTTCAGACTTCATTGGCATGGCTAATGCCATGAGGTATCCGCATTACTGTTAGAAGAGCTTCCATGGCAGCACCGACCTCGGCCTGAAGTAAATTCCCAAAGCCTTTCCTTATCTTCTTGGTAGGTTTGCAGCCCACACTGAGCTTTCTGCTATCTTGGTTAAGCTGCCAGCACAATCCAAACCCACTAGTTTAACATTAGCTCAGGTTGGTCTCCTGTGAACCGCTGTTACTGCAGCTGTACGTATAAATACGTAACATTTCAGCATGGGAATATTTAGATACGTACCATTACACAGAACTTTCATTTTAACAGGTAGCTATGTAAAACTGTATGTATTATCTACCATATACGTGCACActaagtatattaaaaatatacttactgatttaaaaaagagCAGGACCTGTGCAGCTACACAGACTACCCTGATCTTTTGCTCTCAGAGGAGATTCCATTTCAGATCTCTTGAGAACTAGAGGAGCAGCATCTAGGCTTAGAAGGAGGCTTAAATGAGCCCATGGCTGAGCCTACCCTCTGAGTTTTGATACGGGCAAGGCAGCTTTGTTCAGGCAGCTTGCCAGCATCCCAGAGAGGACAGGCAGAGGGGAGATGATGCGAGAGAACAGCGTGAGGCAAATACCTGACCTTCCACTGGCACGTGGGCCAGGCTTTGTTGCTCCAGATGAGCTACCCATCAATCTCCATCATCTCGCCTTACGTCAGCCCACCTCTGTCTGCCCACTGCTCATTCATACCTTACTCTCTCCAACAAAAACACTCGTTCTCCCTCCTTTGGCTCTTGGAAAAGTCCTCCAGGAACAAAACAAGGTCCTTAAACCAGAGAGGACTTGAGTGACAAGGACAAGGAATCACACCAGCAGATATCCAGCTTCAGGGTCCTTAAATTCGGACTCCCTTGCCAGTGAAACAATGCAATGCTGTGTGCCACAAAACAGCTATTTCAGTAGTGCTTCTCCAAACAGAACTGTACCCTGACCAAGTCACTCCTGCTCTGGGTGTGGTTCACTTGGTATAGCAAGAGCATCCCTGAATTCCAACTGCTTCACTTCTtaactttctgcattttcctcctctgtttttcGAGTTTTGTCGTGTGAAACAGACACCTGAAAGCATTCACTGTGATTTAATGGCACATACAAAAGGTCAGAGATTTCACAGCCTAAGATTTTAGCTTAGCTGACTAGttgacaaaatatttctcatcGCTATTTAGGATTTAGCTTGGGACCCTTTTCCGCCCCCTCTGTGTTAATAGAGCTGACATCAGTAGTTTGTTCTGGTGCTCAGCTTACCAGCAGCTTCAAAGGAGGCAGCAATGCACCAAGAACAAGCAGACTTTGCAGGTCCAGTATTCTGCTGTACACCCTGTGCATTTCAGTGGCGGATTCTCTGCAGTCAATTATTTGCCTAGTACATCTTAAAAACAACGAGAGGAGTCCCGCATACTTACCATTGCTAACCATGCGCCTAGCTACCTCCCACAGGACCAGCCCGAAGGCCCAGATATCGACCCTCTTGTAGGAGTCGAAGCAGTCTGCCTGGATGGTCTCGTCCAGCACCTCCGGCGCCATGTAGCGTTTGGTGCCCACTCGGGGGTTGTTCCCCACGTCCAACTGGTTCGTGCTTTGGGAGTGCATAACTGCGAGGCCTGAACAACAGAGAAGAACCGTTGAATCCCCTTTGGAGCTAGACATTTAACGTTACATGTCAGGAGTGACGCCCACCAGacagttcattaaaaagaagGATCTCGGAGTCCAGCCGTCCGAAGACCAACTGGGTCAGCTCCAAGGCAGCTCTCAAAAACAGCCCCCGTGTCCACAGACTTGGACCAATTACCTCCTCAGGGATTACTATTAAGCATGTTATTGCACTGCTCTAAAATGCTGTTGTTATAGGAACTAAATGTTTTGCAGCCACTGGATGTCACCGGCGCTCTAGGCACGTATACACACAAGGCTGGGCAGCTGTTacttagaagaaaacaattttacccagcattcaaatttatttatagAACTTTGGGGTAGGCGGATGTATCTGAACTGtggggagaagagaagaaaaacactgcatgaTAGATATACAcaggttaaaaaataaagctggaaaataaaagccaccGTATTTGTAGtagcttgaaaaataaacatcttcaaGTGATCCAAAGTGAGTCAGCCAAAACCACTCTACCGGGTTTCTACTAATTACCAAACATTTAAGCAAAGAACATTATGTGAGGGACTAATTTACTGTAAATTCGGAAATGCACAAAGTACTCATTTTGCCATGGCAAACAGACAGCACTGCAAATTGAACAGCTACAGGTGCATGACATAACTAAGCAATAGAAAAGGCACAGACTCCTGGCTTTCCTCAACAACTCTTTACTATTTGCATTTAACGTGACTGTTTTAGATGGAACTTCAGAAGCCCCTTACTTCGGGCCCACAAAACATTAGCCAATCTGCCATTCatttgttttactctttttcctCACCAAAAGAACAGTCCGTACGTCGCAGGAACAAAAGCCTGGAAAATCCTCTCCTGCAATTCAAGTGATTTCAGGCTGCTAAGAAAACACTCCTGGCACCCCCAGAAAGATGTTGTCTGCTCACCCCACTGCTACTGAGAGATGGAGCTGAAGAGCCTATTCTCcagataaaaatcattttcatccTCTGtattcttttccctcctttctttttagaTCTCGCACACTGGAAACAGAggttagaaaacaaatttcctGGCAAACTCTAAACATGTCAAGACTCTGGAGGACGCTCTGGTAAAATTCATAATGCTCCATCCAAATAGGGCAAAAGAGATTCAACAGATTGATGGGTCAAAGTTTAGGGCTGAGGGATGCAAGACAGCATCCAGTACACTACAAACTGAGAACGTGTTGCAATAATGTCAGGAGACAGCCATGTTGTAATCAGGTCCTCATCACAGTGGCATCTGTGCTGCTTACAGGACTCAGAAGGCAGATATCACACTGCTTCACTTTCCTTTCACCACAGAACACCCCAATGCACATTTAAATCAAGGGAGCTCTTACTGTAAGATACCAACCCTCTAAAAAGcatctctcaaaaaaaaagtgtcagggaaaaaatgatggaaCACACTGGTTTTCAGGTTGCTGAAAGAATCACTGTTAGTATGCTGGGATATtttccagaaacagaaattgaGTAGATGTGTTCTGATACTACTCTTTGCACCTTCCTTACAAACACTAGTTCTTGTCCCAAGCTGATGTTCACTGCTGAACATGGAGGGAGGAGTTCAGTGAGGGAGTAAGAAGAGAGCtgagcttatttttctttttgtataaGCTTTACACCACCATTCTATAAAGTTGCTAAATGAAGATCTACGCCCATGTACGAGAATTGCTTTAGAAGTAGAATGAATCAATTACAGGGCAGAGCTTTCTCAGGCCTAACTGCGCTGACAGACTGAAGCAAGACTGACACCTGTCCTTGGACTTTATCAGCTTTCTGCATAGCTAGGACACATTTGTTAACTCTCCTTCttacacaggaaaaacaaatgaaaaaatgcatcaCAAATATGAATTAAGAGCCAGTCCTcaaagttttgtgtttttcaacATACAGTCCCACATTTTACTTACTATTCCCTCTGCAACTTTTGCTAGGCCATGACTCTCCAACACTTCTCCCTTGTGTTTGcaaaaaagtgttttgcagaCAACCCCGCTGGTGTGAGCGCTGCCGCAGCCGTCCCGGCATCCCACCAGCTTGAAGCCCCAAGCCAGCTGTCATGGAGAGCTCAGTCCTGGACTCACTGAGTTACCTGGCAAAAAGCTCAAGCTGGATGGACATCATTGAGACCTACAGGCTTGGAACAGTGAGCACACAAACAGAAGGGCACTTATTCCTTCAGAAATGAAGTGAACTATAACAACTGCTGCCCACGTAAATCTATGAATGGCATCCAGCAACACAAAACCAAGTCCGAAACGTTCCATCTGTTTCTGAACTCTGGACTGGGCCTTgtcagctgagcagcagcagcacagcagcatctctAAGTTGGAAGTGCCACCTAGCGGCTGCCAAACCTCCAGGGCAATACCAGGTAATTCTCACACTGAGTTTCCACTGTTTAAGGTTGGAGTTATCCAATATATTTGTCTGCTGCAGGAACACAGAGCGCATTAGCGTTGAAATGAACTCACCTAAGTCTGCTATGCAGCACTGTCCATTTTTCTTAACGAGGATATTTTTGCTCTTCAAGTCCCGATGAGAAATGGCAGGCTTCCCCTGCGTTCCAAATATCTCTATGTGCAAATGTGCAAGGCCGCTGGCTATGGACAGTACTATTCGCAGGCAGCTGACAGTGTCCAGGGTGGTGAGCTGCAGATAGTCATACAAAGACCCCATTTCGTGGTAGTGAGTAATTAACCACAGCTGGGTACTAGAGTTTCTGGAAGTCATATCGGATGCAATAAAACCTAGGAAAGATAGGaagataagagagaaaaaaaaatagtgactCAGTCTTCCCTAAGTGACAGACTTCCCTAAGAACACAATCAACACAATTAGGCCTctcttgcattttaaaactcaaCAGAACTAAAACTTGACCTCCAGTATACCTCACTAAAAACAGACTGCAGGTTCTACCACAATGAAAAAACAGTTGATACGTTCTGCCACTCTAACTCAAGTCCATGCACAAGAATGTCCTCATATGGAGAGTCACACCAAACAATTACCTGTCAGGtccatacatttttttaaaactccagaacaaatatattttgtagtgttttttcctccatccCTTCCTTTCAGGAGGACACAGTAGAGGGAGCCTCTGGTGAAACAGAGGCCACCAGGTAGCAACACTCCACTTTGTCCACTCAACAGGATTGCACTTGAGAGACAATAATCAAAATTTATCTGCTTAAGGAAAGCCAGCAGCCAGTGCGGGCTTGTAAGGAAGGCATAAAAGTGTTTTACATCTCAAACTGACACTGGTGGTTGTGCCAGCTTCACGTGTGCATTCAAGGTAGGTCTGGAGCACTTGAACAACCAGCCTGCAGGTGTGGGAAGCTCGCTGTCCCATGGGAAGTGTCACATCCTTCAGATCCAACAGACTGACAAAAGCCCATCCCGCCCCCTGACAACACGGCCTCCAGCCACCTGGGCTCTGCCCTCCAAGCACAGTGGGTGGCTAAGGGGAGTGTGCCAGCCCCGTGAGTTCTGCACTCCAAAACCAAGCCACAGCAGTTCTGCTTCAACCTTGTGTACACACCACTTCCATGGTGAAGGAAGGCAGAGCACCTGTACACATCACAGCTGAACTTAACAACTGTTTTCGAGAATGGGACAAAGGAATTTCTTTTCTAAGCTCATGAACCTGAAGGTCTGTTTCTAAAAGCACGAGGTCTTAAAACTTCACCCCAAATTCAGGCGTTGCTCCCTTCCCGCTACCTCTGAAGTTGGGCATCAGCACACTGCTGGTCTCGCCTGCGTTAgccaggaagcagcagcagcagccttaCTCTTGAGCCAGAGGAGCAAACCAGGTGTATTAAAAGCCTGCATAAGACATTTGTCAGCAAGAACACCCACCACACTTTTTGAGAAGTCAGATTTCTCCACATGACAATACCATAGATGACAAGAGTGTTTAAAGCCAGCAAATTTGACAGTCATCAAGACAGACGAAATACTGAGTGAGGAACATGGGAAACATGTAATGTAATTTCAGTCAAGTTCCTTGCTCTCTGGGGAAGGAAAGTTCAATAATTCACATTTCAGGAGGCcaccaaattatttttgtagtcACAACGGAATTGCTTCAGGAAACATCAGAGCAATGTCTAGCAGGGTGAGCCACAGAGCCGAGGAATGTTCTcagacaggaaagaaggagcCCTAGTAAAAATGCCTGAAGACAGACTGTGGGTGAGGAAATGCAGCGAGCAGAAGACAAGgtgttgcttttatttgtaaGGGTGACTCCCCAGCACAGAAGACTGTGTATAgcagaataaaaacagcttCTATAATTTCAGCCACAGCTGATAACATCAGAACCCCTTTTTACCTAAGCTCTTGGACCTAGCACACATGCTCAGAGGATGCAGAAGATTAGAAATCATCACACTTTAGTATTTAGAGGGAAATGAGATAAAGGGCAACCATAACCAAAGTTTGAACACCAAAGATTCACCAGTTTGACTCACAACaattaaatttaacaaaaaataaactgtgctATGAATCCATTTATTCAGGCACGAGGGGAAAGGGAAACTCCTCCCCACTCATTCTCCTCTCAGTCCTCCCAGGTAAACTCCAGTTGTACCAAAACCAGACCCACCAGAACTTCTCCACCTACACATGGCACAATGCTTTTCCTCGCCATTTCACCACCCTGCAAGAATAGCTGCAAGGCTGAATTGTCAGCAGGAGGGCCTGTGGCACCTCCTTTCCTCTCCACACGCTACACTGCCAACAATCAATTAATCCAATTGACTGTTTCATGCTAGAGTATTTCTGCAGGACAGTGAAGCACGGTCACTGGGACTCTTCCTTTTATGGGACTCAGATTTCAGCACCTTCCTGCAGGTCTCTCTGCTTAAAATTTCCCTTCAGCCACTGAATACAAACACAAGAGTTAACTCTTGAGGACTGTCAGATGTAAACTCGCACAGAACTGTCGCACGAGTCAACTGTTTGGTTAACTTACCTCCACGTTAACTACGTGAACACAATCATTCTACTtacctaaaatattttcatgccGCAGCAATACAGTGTTATACAACTCAGTTTCCCTGAACCAGGACTTCTCATCCCTAGAAGAGAAGATCTTCACAGCAACATTTTCTCCTTGCCACTGACCCCTCCAGACTTCTCCATAACGGCCCTTTCCTGGTCAGGGAGGAAACACAAAGAGCTGTGAGCTAACAGCCCTTGATTAAGGACAGAAGCAGCCAAGCAGACAACACTCACCCTGCCCAAACAAGGGCACTACAGAATGAGTGTTCATCACTGCCCTTTCCTTTATGTATCATTACCTGGACAATAGGTAAATACACATACGCCATTAAACCCAAGTTTCTAACAACAGCATGAGATTACTGCCAATATGCATAAATAGAGGTACATATGCACACACGCCAAATATGTGGGTGTTAGCTGTAGCACAGCTGAACAAATCTACAGGACGCagcaaaaattgtattttctctgcagtctgACATGTTTGCCTCTAAAATTTCCCACAGTGCATTCCTTGCAGCAATTCTTCTTCTGTTTCGTCCAGAAAAAGCAACATGTCACACACAACTCCCTGGAGCAGGGTTACCTCAGCCTCACGGTGCCAGAAGCAGCCAAGGCATGAAACTGAAGAGATGAACAATAACTAGAGAGAGTTCTCTGGATACCCCCTTCTCTCAGCAAAACCCAAACTCACTCACAGCTCACTAATGTCCTTTCAGCCCCTGGCAGAACACTTTACTACTCTACGCTCACCCTGCGTTCCACTGTCCCTTGTTTTTTCCTATATGTTTAGACTCCACACACTGATAAATACAGCTCTCTCCTTGCACACCAGTACTGTATCCAGCGTTTGTATTGGGCAAGGAAATCATTCCACTGCCAGCAATGACAGCTCTGCTGTTGCTTAAGCAACTTAGGCAGTGTACTACAGGTCACTGCAGGCAATACAAATAAACCCATGAATTCTGAGGTCAGGAGGACAGAAAGGACACAAACACGAGGGGAAGCCTTCGTGCTTCCCTTGCAAAAGCAGTAAGCATAGCCGGGCATCAAATGAAGAACGTCaagtaaaaaacaacaaaacacaccaAAGACCATCACCAAAACATCAGGGGGGATCAAGACACACTGCCTGCATCCCAAGCTTTCTACACAAGAAGCTTAACGGGATATTACATTATTAAATGCCCAAAAGCGAAACAACGTCCTGGAGAAGGCACAACGGATAAGTTTCTGATCATCATCTCCACTACAGCTACAATACCACAGCCCCAGTGCTCACACAATGCATTCTGCTGGATTTGACAACTGTCAATACCCAAATTCTGCCCTTCATCGCTGCACCACTCTGTTCCAAAGGAGCGCAGACAGACCAGCTGCAGACAGACACCCAGCAGCGATGTCCCCATGCTGTCAGTGCTTCCATCTGGTTCTGCCGTGCAGGCTAACACACACGGACTCTGGAAATAGCAGCAGCCTGTGTTAACTCGGGAGCAGGCCTCAGTCCAATGAGACAAGCACACACACCTCTACACTGCAGACTAGATACCTCTTAAAATCATTGTGCATATAATATTCGATAGTTTCTGATGAAGACGAATTGCTCAACACGTACACTAAGATTTAATGCCAGTGTGAACATGTGCCTACTCAAGGCACACTACAGGCCAGAAGCAAAGAGACACTGGCAAAATGTCAGCCCAGGctcaaaaaaatgtaaaagatcCTTAACATCAACACTAAAGTTCTGCAAAAAGATCAAAAGGAGTTTTAGGGAAGAATTACTCATAATTACCTACacttagttaaaaaaataattactgaaaagaatttctctttcaggaaagaCAGAGCAGCACTAGTACATCATTGTCTGTGAGTTCCCAAAGCAACCGCAGAGAAGCAGGCTACAAAACATATCAGAAAGGGGCAGAAATTCTGAGGCTGATATTTAAGTATACCATTGAAAGCCCTTTTGAAGCcactgctgtgagcagaaagctgctgcaaGGAATGTCACCGTGACACCAATCAACACTGTAAGCCACGTAAAATGGGGTTTGGTCCCACGGCTGCAGGGGCCTTGCAGAAATTGAGGCAGGGTCTCCAGGTGAAAGTCAGGCTGGTGGAAGCTGCCATTCTGTGACCCCCAGCTGTCAAGGACACTCACAAAGGAATACAAGACTCCCACGGTATTACTTTCTGCAGCCTGAGTGTGCTTAAATCCACATCATTTGCATTTCCTCTTCTAATCACATATTTATAAGTGCTATTTTAGCTACTTCACTTGGTGCTTCAACTCCAGACCCTGGAGTCCCAACGACCTTTTCCCATTCTACAGCTTTCTAACCGAATGCCATCTACTGTTTTACAAATGCGTTAGACAGTTTCAAACTCCAAACGGTGCTTGCCTCTCTTTGCCTATGGTAAAGGCTTACGAGGTGTCCGTTCAAATGCTCCTCAATTGTACTCTCT is part of the Numida meleagris isolate 19003 breed g44 Domestic line chromosome 5, NumMel1.0, whole genome shotgun sequence genome and harbors:
- the ACVR1 gene encoding activin receptor type-1 isoform X4, with product MSTKTDLWRKENKWPTATDGAMALPVLLLLLALPSHSVQDEELKLNECVCEGMSCGNGDRCQGQQCFASLSINDGAKVYQKGCFQVYEQGKMTCKTPPSPDQAVECCQGYLCNMNITAKLPSSKGQTLQGEAAGYSMETLIIVILAPVIVLIVFSVVAVLIIRRIQKNHMERLNSRDAEYGTIEGLIASNVGDSTLADLLDHSCTSGSGSGLPFLVQRTVARQITLVECVGKGRYGEVWRGQWQGENVAVKIFSSRDEKSWFRETELYNTVLLRHENILGFIASDMTSRNSSTQLWLITHYHEMGSLYDYLQLTTLDTVSCLRIVLSIASGLAHLHIEIFGTQGKPAISHRDLKSKNILVKKNGQCCIADLGLAVMHSQSTNQLDVGNNPRVGTKRYMAPEVLDETIQADCFDSYKRVDIWAFGLVLWEVARRMVSNGIVEDYKPPFYDLVPNDPSFEDMRKVVCVDQQRPNIPNRWFSDPTLTSLAKLMKECWYQNPSARLTALRIKKTLTKIDNSLDKLKADC